Sequence from the Rhizobium sp. TH2 genome:
AATGCCGGGGCTCACGCCTATCTCGACACGTTGAACGACGCCCAGCGTCAGGCGGTGACCCATGGCAGCGAAGTTGGCGCGGCGGGCAGCCCGCTGCTGATCATCGCCGGTGCCGGCTCCGGCAAGACCAACACGTTGGCGCATCGCGTCGCCCATCTCATCGTCAATGGCGCCGATCCACGACGCATCATGCTGATCACCTTTTCGCGCCGCGCAGCTGGCGAAATGGCCCGCCGGGTCGAACGCGTCTGCGCCAAGGTGCTGGGTCCCAATGCCGGCGTGATGACCGATGCGCTGGCCTGGTCCGGTACGTTCCACAGCATCGGCGCCCGCCTGCTGCGCGATTATGCGCCTGAGATCGGGCTCGATCCGCAATTCACCATCCATGATCGCGAGGACAGCGCCGACCTGATGAATCTGGCGCGGCACGACCTCGGCTTTTCCAAGACGGAGAACCGCTTTCCCACCAAGGGCACCTGCCTCGCCATCTATTCGCGCGCCGTCAATTCCGAGGCGCCGCTGGACGAGGTGCTGCGGAGCGCCTTTCCCTGGTGCGCCACCTGGGCACCGCAGTTGCGCGAGTTGTTTACCCGCTATGTCGAGGCCAAGCAGGTGCAGAATGTCCTCGATTACGACGACCTGCTGCTCTACTGGGCGCAGACCGTTGGCGACGAGGTGCTGGCAGGCGAGATCGGCGGCAGATGGGATCATGTTCTGGTCGATGAATACCAGGATACCAACCGCCTCCAGTCCTCGATCCTGCTGGCCATGAAGCCCGAGGGCAGGGGCCTAACCGTCGTCGGCGACGATGCCCAGTCGATCTATTCCTTCCGAGCCGCGACTGTCCGCAATATCCTGGACTTCCCGGATGCATTCAGCCCGAGGGCGAATATCGTCACGCTCGATCGCAACTACCGCTCGACCCAACCGGTCCTTGCCGCCGCCAATGCCGTGATCGATCTCGCCCGCGAGCGCTTCACCAAGAACCTGTGGAGCGACCGCGAATCCGATGCCCGGCCGCGCCTGGTCTCCGTCCGCGATGAGGCCGATCAGGCGATTTTCATCGCCGATCAGGTGCTCGATAATCGCGAGGGTGGCACGGTGCTGAAGCAACAGGCCGTGCTGTTCCGCGCATCGCACCACAGCGCCGCGCTCGAAATCGAACTCACCCGTCGCAACATCCCGTTCGTCAAGTTCGGCGGACTGAAGTTTCTCGACAGCGCCCATGTCAAGGACATGCTGGCACTCCTACGCTTCGCCCAGAACCCGCGCGACCGTGTCGCAGGCTTTCGGTTGTTGCAGCTCCTCCCCGGCATCGGCCCGCAATCGGCGGCCAAGGTTCTCGACCTGATGGCCGAGAGCCACGCGCCGGTCACAGCTCTCGCCGAAATGGCCGCGCCGCCGCGATCAGGTGCCGATTGGGCCGCCTTCGTCGATGTCATGCAGGGCATCGGCGGCCGCCAGTCCGGTTGGCCGGCGGAAATGGAACAGGCGCGGCTGTGGTACGAACCGCATCTCGACCGCGTTCACGAGGATGCAGAGACCCGCAAGGCCGACCTCATCCAACTCGAGCAGATCGCCTCGGGCTACCCGTCTCGCGAGCGCTTCCTGACTGAACTGACGCTCGACCCGCCCGAAGCGACCAGCGACCAGGCCGGCGTGCCGCTGCTGGACGAAGATTATCTCATCCTCTCGACCATCCATTCCGCCAAGGGGCAGGAATGGACATCGGTCTTCGTGATGAACTGCGTCGATGGCTGCATTCCCTCCGATCTCGGCACCGGCTCGACCCCGGAACTGGAGGAGGAGCGGCGCCTGCTCTATGTCGCGATGACGCGGGCCAAGGATGATCTCTCGCTCGTCACGCCGCAGCGCTTCTTCGTGCATGGCCAGCACGCGCAGGGCGACAAGCATGTCTATGCCTCGCGCACCCGCTTCATCCCGGCCACGTTGCTGCAGTTTTTCGAGGTCACCTCCTGGCCGAAAGCAAGGGCAGGCGAGGCGGCCAATACCGGACCAAGGCAGATGCGGATGGATGTCGGCGCCCGCATGCGGGGCATGTGGCGGTGACGGTGGAATTGTTGCCGGAACAATCGGATATACCGACGCCGCGTATGCTCTCATGGGCTCGCAATTCCACGATCTACCGGCTCCAGCGCCAGATGCTCACCGAAAAACAGCTCTCCGATGCCATCGCCCGCAAGGCGAAGGAAAAGTTCGAAGGCATCAGCCCGGACCAGATCAAGGCACTGGTCGAACTCGCGGTGAAGTTCGGTTACGACAACAGGGCACTCGACGATGTCGCTTATGCCGAGATTGCCACGCGTTCCTCGGTTCGCAGCGGCCGCTCGCGCCGCGCGATTGCCCAGCGGCTCGCTATCAAGGGCATCGACCGGGAGACGGCATCGGTGGCGCTCGAAGCCACCGACGATCTCTACGCGGCAGTCGTCTTCGCCCGCAAGCGTGCCTTCGGCCCGTTCCGCAGGGGCGATCTCGATGACAAGCGCAAGGGGAAGGAGCTATCCGCCTTTGCCCGCGGCGGCTTCGGTTTCGAACTCGGCAAGCTTGTGTTCGAGATGAGCCCTGATGAAGCAGATGAGATCCTGTCGGTCCAGCCGATGTTCTGACGCTATCGCCTTGGAATGCCGGCATAGCGGATGGCGATGAAGGCCATGAGGCTGGCCACTGCAAAGACGTTGATGTTGAGCAGGGCTGACTCGCTCGGCGACCATTCATGCAACGCCGCGCCAAGCCTGTCATGCGCCGCGAAAAACACCACGAACAGCAGCGCCGCCATCCCCCTCTGCCACCACTTCTCCTCGCTGTAAAAGGAGAGCGCCACGAGCATGATGCAGGGCGCCAGGAACAGTTCTGTCCCCGAGTCATAGCCGAACAGCATGGTTTCGAAGAGCGTATCCACCGCACCGACCAGTGGCAGCGCGATGCGAGCAGCAAGCGGATTGCGCGGGCCGAGATAGATGATCAGCAGAAAGAACGGCACCGAGACCAGCGTCCATAGCGAAGCCTGGATCCCGCTGCCCACCAGCCACCACACATAGAGCGGATAGAACGGCTTGTTCAGCAGGACCACCCAGGCCACGGTCACCGTCGCCTGGGTCAATGGATCGAGCGGCACTTTTTCTGCCATCAGGCGGACGGCGCCAGCAGATAATGGCCCACGCCCCAGACATCGCCATTGTCATGGCCGAACAGCCCAGCGGTCGCCAGGAAGAACAGTCGCCAGCGCCGGCGCCAGAGCACGGCGTCCGTGCCATAGACCTGCCGCAGGATGGGATCGATGCGGTCGATCTCGCGATCGAAATTCTTCAGCCAGTCCAGCGCGGTGCGCTTGTAATGGGTGCCCGACCAACGCCATTCCTGCTCGACCCGATAGAGATCCTCGAAACGGTGCGGCAGGTCGAAAGCCGGCATGATGCCGCCGGTGAAGAAATGATGCGCGATCCAGTCGGCGGGATCGGAATGGTCGAAGCGGTAGGACCGGTCACGGTGGGCGAAGACGTGCAGGAACAGCCGACCATCGGGTTTCAGCCAGTTCCTTGTACGCTCCAACAGCGCCCGCCAGTTCGACATATGCTCGAACATCTCGACGGACACGACGCGGTCGAACCGCTGGTCGATCGAGAACTCGTTCATGTCGGCGGTGATGACGGTCAGGTTGGTCAGCCCGCGCGTACGCGCCTGGTGTTCGATATATTCGCGCTGCGAGGCGGAATTCGAGACGGACGTTATCCGCGCGATGGGGAAATTCTGCGCCAGGTGCAGCGACAGCGAGCCCCAGCCGCATCCGAGTTCCAATATGCTCTGGCCATCCTGGATGCAGGCATGTTTGACGGTTGCCGAAAGCGCGAAAGTCTCCGCGTCGGCTAGGGTTGTCGTCTCGGCGGGATAGAGGCAGCTTGAATATTTCCGCTGCGGCCCGAGAACCAGCGCGAAAAATTCCGCCGGCACTTCGTAATGCTGCTGGTTGGCCTCGTCGGTGTGGATGGCTACGGGGAATTCCGACATCGTACGGGCAAATGCGACCTCGGTTTCCGCCGGCGTGTCCGCCAACCGCCGCTTTGTGCGATTGCAGAGAAAATCGATGCCAGCCAGTGTCACGCTGTCGGGAAGCGGCGCACGCTCGGCTGCATTGATGGCGAAGGCTAGCATGTTCATGTCGGGGACTCCCCTTTGCGCGGTCCAGGAAAAAATGCGTTCACGCGGGCCTGCAGCGCGCGAAATTTATCGCCGCGCGAGGCCAGCATATGTTGTTCGAGCGGCGGAATGCCGGAGACATGCACCAGCAGCCAGTACATCAAGAGCGGCGCCAGCAGCGACAGCCAGCTCCAGCTTAGCGGCATGCCGATCGCCAGCAGCGGCCACGCGCACCAGCCCAGCCATTCGAAGAAATAGTTCGGATGACGCGAATAGCGCCAGAGGCCGATTTCCATCACGCCGGTCTTCGCGTCCAGTGTTTTGCGGAAGGCCGCAAGTTGCCTGTCGGAAATCGCCTCGCCGCCGATCGCGATCACCGCAATGGCGATCGCGAGGAGATCGATGATGCGCGGAAATGGTTCGGGATTGGCCGCCGTCAGATAGACCGCGAGCACAAGGACGAACGCTGCCAATGCCTGCACTTGCAGGAACAGCCACAGCCGCGGCGCCGCCGACGCACCCCACTCTTCGATCAGCTTGCCATAGCGCGGATCCTCGTCGGCGCCCTTCGTCCGCCCGGCAATGTGAAATCCGAGCCGCAGCGACCATATGGCAATGATCGCAAAGGCTGCCACCCGGCGCCCACCATCGCCACCGGCAAAGATGACGGCCACGACGCCGCCGAGACCCACGGCGAAAGACCAGATCGTATCGATCCAGCCGCTCGAACCCGTGGCGCGCTGGATCGCCCAGGCGCCGGTCATTGCAATAACCAGTCCGGCCGCAATGATTATCAGCAAACCTACGTCCATGGGAACCTTCTGCACGAGTGGCTGTTGTTGTGCCGCCTCTTCATACGCAGACCCATGGCCGTCAGTTTCGTCACCGGCAAAAAATAAAAAAGTGAAAATTTTGCCGCGCGGATGAAACCGTCGGGCAAACCGCTCCGTACCTTAGGCAAAACAACAACAACGAAAGCCGGCAACGGCGGATACGGAACAGAGGGTTTCATGGGCTATCACGATCGGAACGGCGGCGGGCGTCCTTTGAATATCGCTGTGATCGGTACCGGGATTTCCGGACTGTCGGCAGCCTGGCTTCTCTCCCAAAAGCACGATGTCACAGTCTTCGAAGCATCCGATCGCGTCGGCGGTCACAGCCATACGGTGGATTATGAAAGCGCCAATGGCCCAGTGTCGGTCGATACCGGCTTCATCGTCTACAACGAGCTGACCTACCCCAACCTCACCGCCCTTTTCCGCAAGCTGGATGTTCCCACCGCGCCTTCGAACATGTCTTTCTCGGTGTCGCTCAATCAGGGCGCTTATGAATATTCCGGCGGCACGGGGTTCGGGCTTCTGGCCCAGAAATCCAACCTCGTCAATCCGCGCTTCTGGTCGATGATCGCGGATATCATGCGCTTCTATCGTAACGCCGTGCGCGACCTTCCCAAGATGGGCGACATGTCGCTCGATGAATATCTGGCGCGAAATGACTATAGCCGCGCCTTCCGCGAGGATCACCTCTATCCCATGGCGGCAGCCATCTGGTCGACGCCAGCTATGGAGGTCGGGGATTATCCAGCCGCAAATTTCGTGAAATTCTGCCGTAATCACGGCCTGCTCGAAATGTGGGGTCGTCCCATGTGGCGCACCGTAAAGGGCGGCGCCCGCGAATATGTCAATCGCATGACCGAGCGGTTCTCGGATCGCATCCGGGTATCGACGCCGATCGGAGCAATCCGCAGGCATGCGGGCCGCGTCGAGATCTCGGACGCGAAGGGCAATATCCAGATATTCGATGATGTCGTCATCGCCACGCATGCCGATCAGGCGCTGAAGATGCTCACCGATGCCAGCGCCGATGAGCGCCGCGTGCTCGGCGCCTTCCGCTATTCCCGCAACGAGGCGATCCTGCACAATGACACCGGCCTGATGCCGGTGCGACGTGCTGCGTGGTCAAGCTGGAATTACCTTTCCGATGATCGCGAGGGCTTCAGCCAGCCGTCGATCACTTACTGGATGAACAAGCTTCAGCCGCTCGGTTCAGCGCCGCCGACCTTCGTGACGCTCAACCCGTGCCGCATGCCGCGCGAGGAGACGATCATCAGCCGTGAAGTCTGTGAACACCCTGTCTTCGATCTCGCGACAGATCGCGCGCAACAGGAAATCTGGTCGCTTCAGGGCCTGCGCAACACCTGGTTTTGTGGCGCCCATTTCGGCAGTGGCTTTCATGAGGATGGCCTGCAGGCGGGCCTCGCGGTCGCCGAGGATCTCGGCGGTGTCCGGCGGCCCTGGCAGGTGGCCACCGAAAGCGCCCGCATCGTGCGCAAGCCGGTCGCCTATCCCGTCGCGGTGGAGGCTTTGGCATGAGCAAGCCGCTCACATCGGCGCTCTATCCCGGCCGTGTGACACATGCCCGGTTCAGACCGAAAGTACATCGGCTGAGCTACCGCATCTATTCGCTCCTGCTCGACCTCGATGAACTCGATGAGGTCGATCGGCGTCTTCGCTGGTTCTCGGTCGATCGCTTCAACCTTTTTTCCTTTTATCGCAACGATCGCGGCGACAGCACGGGTCGCGATCTCAAGGGCCAGGTCGAGCGGTCGATGCGCGCCGTCGGCGTCGAGCCAGACAGCGGCCCGATCCGCCTGCTGGTCATGCCGCGGCTTCTGGGCTGGGCCTTCAATCCGCTCAGCACATACTTCTGCTACCGCAAATCGGGCGAACTGGCCGCCATCCTCTGGGAGGTCGACAACACCTTCGGTGAACGCCACGGCTACATGATTCCGGCTGCCCCGCCGGAACCGGGCGGCGAGATCGTGCAACACTGCAAAAAAGCGTTCCATGTCTCGCCCTTCATGGACATGGACCAGCGCTATGTGTTCCGCGTCTCGCCGCCTGCCGAACGTCTGTCCATCACGATCGAGACATCGGATGCCGAAGGTCCGATGCTGACCGCGCGTCACCTGGCGCGTAAGGTAGAGCTTACTGATGCGGCGTTGCTTAAAGCATTCTTTGCTATTCCTTTTCTCACGCTGCGTGTTGTTGGAGGAATTCACTGGGAGGCCTTGAAGATTTGGCTCAAGGGCGTCAAGTTGCGTTCCAGGCCGGCGCCCCCGCGACATCCAGTTTCGGTCGTGCGCGAGGTGCCGGGTCCGAGGGGGGCAAAGATCCGTGAACCAGCTTGAAGAACATTCGTCCGTTTCGATTGGGCCCGCTGTCGTGGCGGGCGGGCTAGGTGTGCGGCTGCTCGGCAAGCTGACATCGGGCATCCGCTACGGCCGCCTGCGGATTGTACTGCCATCGGGCGCCGTCATGGAGAAAACCGGCCCGGAAGATGGTCCCGAGGCGACGATCGTGATGCAGCACTGGCGCATGTTGCGCCGCGTCATCACCGGCGGCGACATCGGTTTTGCCGAAGCCTTCATGCATGGCGATTGGACCACGCCCGACCTCACATCGGTCATCCGGTTCGCAGCGAGGAATAGCGAAGCGCTCGCGCCCGCAATGCAGGGCAACGGCCTGGTACGCCTGATCAGCCGCATCGGCCATACGTTCCGGGCCAATACGAGGAAGGGCGCCCGGAAGAATATCGAAGCCCACTACGACCTCGGCAACGATTTCTACAAGCAGTGGCTCGATTCCACGATGCTCTATTCCTCGGCGATCTGGGACGAGACGACGAAATCTCTTGAATCGGCCCAGCTACTGCGGATGAAACACATCCGCGAAAAGCTGGAACTAAAGGGTGGCGAGACGGTTCTAGAAATAGGCTGTGGCTGGGGCGCGCTTGCCGCGAACCTGGCAGTTGAAGCGGATGCGAAAGTGACCGGCATTACGCTGTCCCCGTCGCAGCTGTCCTGGGCCAGGGATGTCGTCGCGCAGACAGGCAAGTCTGGGCAGGTTGATCTCCGGCTACAGGATTATCGAGATACAGAGGGAAAATATGATCGGATCGTTTCGATCGAGATGTTCGAAGCGGTCGGCGAAGCCTATTGGCCGAGTTACTTCCAGACGCTCAAGCGCTGTCTGAAGGAGCGTGGCAAGGCGGTGCTCCAGATCATTTCGATCGAGGAGAAGCGTTTCGAGGATTATCGCCGCAGCACGGATTTCATCCAGAAATATGTGTTTCCCGGCGGTTTCCTGCCCTCGGACAAGGCCCTGTCGGCGGAGATCGCCAATGCCGGGCTGAAGCTGAAGGAGATCGAGCATTTCGGCAAGTCCTACGCCAGGACGCTCGCGGAATGGTGCAACAGGTTCAAGGCGCAGTGGTCGACCATCGCACCGCTTGGTTTCGATCAACGCTTCCACCGCCTGTGGGAATATTACCTCTGCTATTGTGAGGCAGGGTTCGAGGAAGGCTCCATCAATGTGGGCTTCTATACGGTAGAACACGCAAACGGTTGAACGAGGATCGTTTGCGGAAAGAGGAGATGTCGGCATGAAAGCGTTTCTGACAATCGCAACGATCGCAGCACTCGGTCTCGCGGGCGCCACGCAGGCCGCGGATATCAACGGCGACTGGGCCCGCGGCGATGGCAGGGCGCGCGTCAAGATCGCCAAATGCGGCGCCGATATCTGTGCCACCAACACCTGGATCAAGCCCGGCACGCCGAGCGAGAAGGCCGGCGACGTGCTGGTCATGAAGGTCAAGGCTGATGCCGATGGCAACTATGCGGGCTCCGCCTTCGATCCGCAGCGCGACATGAGCTACAAGATCACGCTCACCGTCAAGGACAGTTCGATGACCAGCAAGGGCTGCGTGCTCGGCGGCCTGCTCTGCAAGGGTGTCAACTGGACCCGCCTGAACTGATCATCCCTGACTTGGTGAAGCGGACTGCCAGATGAAAACCATCCTTGTCGCCTATGTCGCCACGCTCGTCGTCTTCGTGGCGATTGATTTCATCTGGTTGAGCTCCATGGCCAATGTGCTCTACAAGCCCACGATGGGCGACATGCTGGCGCCCGATTTCCGCCTGGCGCCGGCCGTCCTTTTCTATCTCATCTATGTCGCCGGCCTCACTTTCTTCGCCGTGCGGCCGTCGTTGCAAAGTCTCGATCTTCTGATCGCGCTCTTCTACGGCGCGGCATTCGGATTTGTCGCCTACGCCACCTATGACCTGACCAATCAGGCGACGCTGAAGAACTGGTCGACGACACTCACCATCGCCGATCTCGCCTGGGGCTCATTCCTGTCGGCCATCGCGGCCGCCGCAGGCAGCTGGACCACGCAGCGTTTCACCGCGTGATCCCATGATAGTTAGGCGGTGGCACCCGCGTGGGAATTGATGCCACCGCCTTGATCGCACGTCTTCGGTTGAACGGGGAAGACGTACGCTCAGAGCAGGAAGTCGCTGGCCCGCAGCTTTGTGATCTCATCGAGAAGAAGCGAGAAATCGGCCTTGCCGTCGCCATCGGTATCGCCCGAAATGATGGCGTTTCCGTCCTTGATCTCATAGCGCAACTCGCCCGCTTCCTTGTGGAATTTGGCAGTCCCGATGAAGTCGAAACTCTGGTCGCGCCGCCTGTCCTCGTTGGCATCGATGCGTCGGAGATCGATATCGTCCTCGTTGCGGATAAAGTCGGTGATCGTATCGCGGCCCGTCTTCGGCGCCGAATCCTTCAGGTTCGAGAACAGGAAGATATCCGCACCGTCGCCGCCGCTGAGGAAGTCGCCGCCGCCATCTCCGCTCAGCACATCGTCGCCATCCCCGCCTGAAAGCAGATCGCCGCCACCGCCGCCCTGCATCACATCATTACCGGCCTGTCCGCGCAGGACGTTGAGGCCGGTATCGCCGATCAGCGTATCGGCCTGTTTCGAACCGGTAAGGTTTTCGATCGAGGTGAAGCTATCGCCCAGCGCATCGCCAAGATTGCTCGCGGCATCGGCAAGGCTAGCCAGCACGCCGTTTGCCGAGAGATCGTAGCTTGCGGTATCGTTGCCGTCGCCGCCGTTGAGAGCATCGCCGCCGCCCGCGCCCTGCAATATGTCGTCGCCTTGCCCGCCGTCCAGCGTGTCTGCAAGGTTCGTGCCCGTAAACTGCTCGGCGCTCTCGTCACCGGTCCAGTTGACCGCGCCTTGGCGGGGATCGACGATCCGGCCGTAGATCTCGCTCGACCCGCTCGATGAATCCCAGGTCACGACGACGCGACCGTCGATCGTTTCGGAGGCGGTGATGCGGGAAATGTCGGTGGAGATGCGATCCGAGATGGTGAATTCGGTGCCGATCTTGGTGCCGGTGCTGGAGATCAGTTGGCCGAGCACGTCGTCGTTCCCATCCCTGCCGCCGTCGTACCAGACGACGAGGAAGTTTCCGTCCCTCAGGCCCACCACCTTTTGCATGGTGCCCCAATGCGTGTGGCCAGACGTGTTGATCTGGAATTCCTCGCCGCCATTGATCGAGCCATAAACGGCATAGTTTCCACCGCCCACATGTTCGTTCCACACGGCCATGAACGTATTGCCCGTCGAATAGGATACGTCGGGATCGGTATGAAACTCGTCGAAGTCCCCCTTGTCGACGCGATAAAATCCCGGTTGTCCGCCGATCTCGGTTCCGTAGATGCCGTCGCTATGGTTGCTGGCATTGCCGAGATTGTCGTCCCAGATCACGTTGACACGGGTACCGTCCCTGCTGTTGGCGACAGCGGCGTTGGAATCCGCGCCGATGCTGTCGCTCAGCCGCTCGGACGGCCCGAGCGGCTGGCCGTCGGCGCCGTAATGCTGGATGCGGACCGAGTTGGTGTAGCTGTGTCCCGGGCCGGGATCGGTATCCATGCTCGAGTCGTCCCAGACGAGATAGAAGCCGCCATCGCCGTCGCCCACGACGTCGGGCCGCTTTGCCACGTTGTCGGTCCAGTCGGCATTGCTGTGGATCGGTTCGGTGACCGGCAGGCCGTCCGCGCCATAGACGCGGTGATAGATATTCTCGTCTACCCCCTCGCGCTCGGACCAGGTGACCACGAAACCGCCGCCCTTCAACGCGGCGATGTCCACCATCTCATGATCGACGAAGACGTCGTTGTTGGCATCGACGATCGTCTGCTCGCGGAAGACGGAACCATCGGCATTGTGGATTACATAGCGCAGAGTGCCACCCAGTGCATCGCTGCTGCGATAGACGGTGGTGAAGCGGCCGTCGTCGAGGGCGGCCACTGCGGGCGAGTTCTGGCTGTCGTTGGTGTTTACGGGATTGAGCTGATAGGAGGCGCCGGAAAAAATCGGTGTTGGCAAGACTGTTCACTCCGCTTTGTTTTGAGGAAAAGCGGCCATGTCCCTCCTGCCGCGACGCCGGTATAGACTGCGTCGGCAGGCACGCTCTTGGTCGGGGGCGAACGGATGCGGCCTGTGGCGAACGGGCGTGCTTGTGGAGGGGTGCCTCGGGCTTTACCGCTCGTATCTCATCATCGTCGCGGCGCGGATATCCGACGGTGTCATGTCGAAGCGCTCGCGGAAACTGCGGTTGAAATGCGAGAGATCGCCGAAGCCACAATCGTAGGCGATGGACGAAATGCTCTGCGCCAGCGCGGCGATGTCGCAGAGCATGGCATGGGCGAGTTCGAGCCGGCAGCCGCGGACGTAATCCGAGAAGGTCGTCCCCTCGCGCTCGAAGAGCCGCTGGATGTAGCGCGGGGAAACCCCCTGGCTTTTCGCCACGCTGCCGATGCCGAGGCCGGGATCCTTGAGGCGCGCCTGGACATCCTTCTTGATGAGTTCGAGGCGTGCCGCGCCGATTCCCGTCCGGTCGAAGCTGGTATTCTGGCCGATCGCCGCGCCGAATGCGAGCGCCGCGAGATCGTAGAGGTGGCTCGCCGCACGGCTGTCGGCGGCCTGCGCCTCGGCGGGATTTCGGAACAGGAGATCGGCATAGCCCG
This genomic interval carries:
- a CDS encoding DUF2147 domain-containing protein: MKAFLTIATIAALGLAGATQAADINGDWARGDGRARVKIAKCGADICATNTWIKPGTPSEKAGDVLVMKVKADADGNYAGSAFDPQRDMSYKITLTVKDSSMTSKGCVLGGLLCKGVNWTRLN
- the recX gene encoding recombination regulator RecX, with amino-acid sequence MTVELLPEQSDIPTPRMLSWARNSTIYRLQRQMLTEKQLSDAIARKAKEKFEGISPDQIKALVELAVKFGYDNRALDDVAYAEIATRSSVRSGRSRRAIAQRLAIKGIDRETASVALEATDDLYAAVVFARKRAFGPFRRGDLDDKRKGKELSAFARGGFGFELGKLVFEMSPDEADEILSVQPMF
- a CDS encoding DUF1295 domain-containing protein, yielding MDVGLLIIIAAGLVIAMTGAWAIQRATGSSGWIDTIWSFAVGLGGVVAVIFAGGDGGRRVAAFAIIAIWSLRLGFHIAGRTKGADEDPRYGKLIEEWGASAAPRLWLFLQVQALAAFVLVLAVYLTAANPEPFPRIIDLLAIAIAVIAIGGEAISDRQLAAFRKTLDAKTGVMEIGLWRYSRHPNYFFEWLGWCAWPLLAIGMPLSWSWLSLLAPLLMYWLLVHVSGIPPLEQHMLASRGDKFRALQARVNAFFPGPRKGESPT
- a CDS encoding DUF1365 domain-containing protein — its product is MSKPLTSALYPGRVTHARFRPKVHRLSYRIYSLLLDLDELDEVDRRLRWFSVDRFNLFSFYRNDRGDSTGRDLKGQVERSMRAVGVEPDSGPIRLLVMPRLLGWAFNPLSTYFCYRKSGELAAILWEVDNTFGERHGYMIPAAPPEPGGEIVQHCKKAFHVSPFMDMDQRYVFRVSPPAERLSITIETSDAEGPMLTARHLARKVELTDAALLKAFFAIPFLTLRVVGGIHWEALKIWLKGVKLRSRPAPPRHPVSVVREVPGPRGAKIREPA
- a CDS encoding ATP-dependent helicase — translated: MRNAGAHAYLDTLNDAQRQAVTHGSEVGAAGSPLLIIAGAGSGKTNTLAHRVAHLIVNGADPRRIMLITFSRRAAGEMARRVERVCAKVLGPNAGVMTDALAWSGTFHSIGARLLRDYAPEIGLDPQFTIHDREDSADLMNLARHDLGFSKTENRFPTKGTCLAIYSRAVNSEAPLDEVLRSAFPWCATWAPQLRELFTRYVEAKQVQNVLDYDDLLLYWAQTVGDEVLAGEIGGRWDHVLVDEYQDTNRLQSSILLAMKPEGRGLTVVGDDAQSIYSFRAATVRNILDFPDAFSPRANIVTLDRNYRSTQPVLAAANAVIDLARERFTKNLWSDRESDARPRLVSVRDEADQAIFIADQVLDNREGGTVLKQQAVLFRASHHSAALEIELTRRNIPFVKFGGLKFLDSAHVKDMLALLRFAQNPRDRVAGFRLLQLLPGIGPQSAAKVLDLMAESHAPVTALAEMAAPPRSGADWAAFVDVMQGIGGRQSGWPAEMEQARLWYEPHLDRVHEDAETRKADLIQLEQIASGYPSRERFLTELTLDPPEATSDQAGVPLLDEDYLILSTIHSAKGQEWTSVFVMNCVDGCIPSDLGTGSTPELEEERRLLYVAMTRAKDDLSLVTPQRFFVHGQHAQGDKHVYASRTRFIPATLLQFFEVTSWPKARAGEAANTGPRQMRMDVGARMRGMWR
- a CDS encoding DUF2177 family protein, which produces MKTILVAYVATLVVFVAIDFIWLSSMANVLYKPTMGDMLAPDFRLAPAVLFYLIYVAGLTFFAVRPSLQSLDLLIALFYGAAFGFVAYATYDLTNQATLKNWSTTLTIADLAWGSFLSAIAAAAGSWTTQRFTA
- a CDS encoding NAD(P)/FAD-dependent oxidoreductase, whose protein sequence is MGYHDRNGGGRPLNIAVIGTGISGLSAAWLLSQKHDVTVFEASDRVGGHSHTVDYESANGPVSVDTGFIVYNELTYPNLTALFRKLDVPTAPSNMSFSVSLNQGAYEYSGGTGFGLLAQKSNLVNPRFWSMIADIMRFYRNAVRDLPKMGDMSLDEYLARNDYSRAFREDHLYPMAAAIWSTPAMEVGDYPAANFVKFCRNHGLLEMWGRPMWRTVKGGAREYVNRMTERFSDRIRVSTPIGAIRRHAGRVEISDAKGNIQIFDDVVIATHADQALKMLTDASADERRVLGAFRYSRNEAILHNDTGLMPVRRAAWSSWNYLSDDREGFSQPSITYWMNKLQPLGSAPPTFVTLNPCRMPREETIISREVCEHPVFDLATDRAQQEIWSLQGLRNTWFCGAHFGSGFHEDGLQAGLAVAEDLGGVRRPWQVATESARIVRKPVAYPVAVEALA
- a CDS encoding cyclopropane-fatty-acyl-phospholipid synthase family protein, whose translation is MNMLAFAINAAERAPLPDSVTLAGIDFLCNRTKRRLADTPAETEVAFARTMSEFPVAIHTDEANQQHYEVPAEFFALVLGPQRKYSSCLYPAETTTLADAETFALSATVKHACIQDGQSILELGCGWGSLSLHLAQNFPIARITSVSNSASQREYIEHQARTRGLTNLTVITADMNEFSIDQRFDRVVSVEMFEHMSNWRALLERTRNWLKPDGRLFLHVFAHRDRSYRFDHSDPADWIAHHFFTGGIMPAFDLPHRFEDLYRVEQEWRWSGTHYKRTALDWLKNFDREIDRIDPILRQVYGTDAVLWRRRWRLFFLATAGLFGHDNGDVWGVGHYLLAPSA
- a CDS encoding class I SAM-dependent methyltransferase; the encoded protein is MNQLEEHSSVSIGPAVVAGGLGVRLLGKLTSGIRYGRLRIVLPSGAVMEKTGPEDGPEATIVMQHWRMLRRVITGGDIGFAEAFMHGDWTTPDLTSVIRFAARNSEALAPAMQGNGLVRLISRIGHTFRANTRKGARKNIEAHYDLGNDFYKQWLDSTMLYSSAIWDETTKSLESAQLLRMKHIREKLELKGGETVLEIGCGWGALAANLAVEADAKVTGITLSPSQLSWARDVVAQTGKSGQVDLRLQDYRDTEGKYDRIVSIEMFEAVGEAYWPSYFQTLKRCLKERGKAVLQIISIEEKRFEDYRRSTDFIQKYVFPGGFLPSDKALSAEIANAGLKLKEIEHFGKSYARTLAEWCNRFKAQWSTIAPLGFDQRFHRLWEYYLCYCEAGFEEGSINVGFYTVEHANG